Proteins found in one Leeia speluncae genomic segment:
- a CDS encoding copper-binding protein: MKLLNTLICSLITCLGVSPVLVHAEEKPMMPMHTAHSVEGEIKKVDLAQGKVTIKHGPIAHMDMPGMTMVFTVKDKAELEKIKQGDKVTFEASHEEGKMLAANIQVKP; this comes from the coding sequence ATGAAACTTCTCAATACCCTGATTTGCTCGTTGATTACATGTCTAGGAGTTTCACCAGTATTGGTACATGCAGAAGAAAAACCGATGATGCCAATGCATACTGCTCATTCAGTAGAAGGTGAAATAAAAAAAGTAGACTTAGCTCAGGGCAAAGTAACCATTAAACACGGCCCGATTGCCCATATGGACATGCCGGGAATGACGATGGTTTTTACAGTGAAAGATAAGGCTGAACTAGAAAAGATAAAACAAGGCGATAAAGTTACTTTTGAAGCATCGCATGAAGAAGGAAAAATGCTCGCTGCCAATATCCAAGTTAAACCATAA
- a CDS encoding multicopper oxidase family protein: MMTLDLTRRQFFTGAATAVIGATVSRTALAGLPEPIIQTSVETAPPLIPNTGRPYNPVVTLNGWTLPWRMNEGVKEFHLVAEPVEREMAPGFTAQLWGYNGQSPGPTIEVVEGDRVRIFVTNKLPEHTSVHWHGQRLPNGMDGVSGLTQRSIKPGKTFVYEFVARRPGTFMYHPHADEMVQMAMGMYGFWVTHPKEKHPLIDEVNRDFCFLLNSFDVEPGSKTPKVNTMTDFNIWAWNSRIFPGIDSLNVRLNDKVRIRVGNLTMTNHPIHLHGHEFMVTGTDGGPTPKSSRWLEVTTDVAVGQMRQIEFIADEEGDWAMHCHKSHHTMNAMGHDVPTLIGVDHRNLVQKIQKVAPDYMMMGEKGMADMGDMEMPIPDNTAPMMTGTGPFGSLEMGGMFTVLKVRKDQPPGNYKDPGWFKHPAGTIAYEYNGKMEEAPTAPHPAKKATEKAATVRAVKPTSTHQNH; this comes from the coding sequence ATGATGACGCTAGATCTTACACGCCGGCAATTTTTTACAGGGGCAGCCACCGCAGTCATTGGGGCAACCGTCTCGCGCACTGCGCTAGCAGGATTGCCAGAGCCTATCATTCAAACATCGGTCGAGACAGCACCACCACTCATCCCAAATACCGGGCGTCCTTATAACCCGGTTGTCACGCTAAATGGTTGGACCTTGCCTTGGAGAATGAATGAAGGTGTAAAAGAATTTCACTTGGTGGCAGAACCTGTCGAACGCGAAATGGCACCAGGATTTACCGCCCAACTTTGGGGCTACAACGGCCAAAGCCCTGGCCCAACCATTGAAGTCGTAGAAGGTGATCGTGTCCGAATTTTTGTCACCAACAAATTGCCAGAGCACACGAGTGTGCATTGGCATGGTCAACGTTTACCGAATGGAATGGATGGCGTTTCTGGTCTGACGCAACGTAGTATCAAGCCTGGAAAAACCTTTGTTTACGAATTTGTCGCCAGACGCCCGGGAACATTCATGTACCACCCTCATGCAGATGAAATGGTGCAAATGGCGATGGGAATGTATGGCTTTTGGGTAACACATCCCAAAGAAAAACATCCATTGATTGATGAGGTGAATCGAGACTTTTGCTTCTTATTGAATTCGTTTGATGTTGAACCGGGCAGCAAGACCCCTAAAGTCAACACAATGACAGACTTCAATATCTGGGCATGGAATAGCAGAATTTTCCCCGGAATTGACTCACTGAATGTTCGATTAAATGACAAAGTTCGGATTCGAGTGGGTAATTTAACCATGACCAACCACCCGATTCACTTGCATGGCCATGAATTTATGGTGACAGGAACGGATGGTGGCCCAACGCCAAAATCTTCACGTTGGTTAGAAGTAACAACCGACGTGGCGGTCGGACAAATGCGTCAAATAGAGTTTATTGCAGATGAAGAAGGTGACTGGGCAATGCATTGCCATAAGAGTCATCATACGATGAATGCAATGGGGCATGATGTGCCAACGTTAATCGGGGTGGATCACCGAAACTTAGTGCAGAAAATCCAAAAAGTCGCACCAGACTACATGATGATGGGCGAAAAAGGTATGGCAGACATGGGCGACATGGAAATGCCAATCCCAGACAATACAGCCCCAATGATGACGGGAACAGGACCATTTGGGTCGCTTGAAATGGGCGGCATGTTTACCGTACTAAAAGTACGTAAAGATCAGCCGCCAGGCAATTACAAAGATCCAGGTTGGTTCAAACATCCAGCGGGAACGATCGCGTATGAATACAACGGAAAAATGGAAGAAGCCCCAACAGCCCCGCACCCCGCGAAGAAGGCGACTGAAAAAGCTGCAACTGTTAGAGCAGTCAAACCCACATCAACGCATCAGAATCATTAA
- a CDS encoding heavy metal response regulator transcription factor: MKLLIIEDEVKTGEYLKLGLTEAGYMVDLVQDGRVGLQYALEQSYDLIILDVMLPGLNGWQIIQQLRTQQRLMPVLFLSAKDQVEDRIRGLELGADDYLVKPFSFAELLARIRIILRRGAGTNEVTLLYVADLELDLLRRRASRGGKKIVLTAKEFSLLELLMRRKNEVLPRSLIASQVWDMNFDSDTNVIDVAMRRLRAKVDDDFEVKLIHTIRGMGYVLEEPESTL; encoded by the coding sequence ATGAAGCTGTTGATCATCGAAGATGAAGTAAAGACAGGGGAGTATCTAAAACTAGGATTAACCGAGGCTGGATATATGGTGGATCTGGTTCAAGATGGTCGCGTTGGTCTTCAATATGCTTTAGAACAAAGTTATGACCTGATTATTTTGGATGTCATGCTACCCGGTTTGAATGGTTGGCAAATTATTCAACAGCTACGAACACAGCAACGACTGATGCCAGTCTTATTTTTATCTGCTAAAGATCAGGTAGAAGACCGGATTAGAGGATTAGAACTCGGCGCAGACGATTATTTAGTTAAGCCATTTTCATTTGCCGAATTACTAGCAAGAATCCGAATTATTCTAAGGCGAGGAGCTGGCACAAATGAGGTGACGCTATTGTATGTAGCAGATCTTGAATTAGATTTGTTACGTAGGCGAGCCAGCCGTGGTGGCAAAAAAATTGTACTAACGGCGAAAGAGTTTTCATTGTTGGAGTTATTAATGCGGAGGAAGAATGAAGTGCTTCCCCGATCTCTTATTGCATCCCAAGTTTGGGATATGAATTTTGACAGTGATACCAACGTGATTGATGTTGCGATGAGGAGATTACGTGCGAAAGTGGATGATGATTTCGAGGTAAAACTAATTCATACCATTCGGGGGATGGGCTATGTGTTAGAAGAACCGGAGTCTACTTTGTGA
- a CDS encoding cupredoxin domain-containing protein, giving the protein MKLLHSLCVASCLFTISTIGFAAGDHAGGHHEQSEIGQPGSNKKVSRTIRLEASDNMKFSLNDIKVKHGETIKFIITNMGKLKHEFSLGTEKELKEHYEVMKKFPDMEHDEPSKITLAPGQSGEVIWKFSKTGIVHFACLHPGHFDAGMKGIIQVKK; this is encoded by the coding sequence ATGAAATTACTCCATTCTCTCTGCGTAGCGAGTTGCCTTTTTACCATCAGTACGATTGGCTTTGCCGCTGGCGATCACGCAGGTGGCCACCACGAACAATCTGAAATTGGCCAACCCGGAAGCAATAAAAAGGTTAGTCGAACCATTCGTTTAGAAGCATCAGACAATATGAAGTTTTCACTTAATGATATCAAGGTGAAACACGGGGAAACGATTAAATTCATCATTACAAATATGGGGAAGTTAAAGCATGAATTTAGTCTGGGTACAGAAAAAGAACTGAAAGAACACTATGAAGTAATGAAGAAATTTCCAGACATGGAGCATGATGAACCGAGCAAGATTACCCTTGCTCCGGGGCAATCAGGCGAAGTAATTTGGAAATTTAGTAAAACTGGCATTGTGCATTTTGCTTGCCTTCATCCTGGCCATTTTGATGCGGGGATGAAAGGCATTATTCAAGTAAAAAAATAG